Below is a window of Plasmodium gaboni strain SY75 chromosome 6, whole genome shotgun sequence DNA.
aatagaataaaaattttttcttttttttataatatttttgtaatatatttttaaatcttttattttttttttatatcacCTTTATAGGTCATATGAACAAAAATAGAACAAAtactataatatatttataaaaaaaaaaaaaaaaaaatatatatatatatataatttttttttttttgtatatttaatataatatgatataatgACATAATGACATAATGACATAATGACataatgatttatatattataaatattatatatatatatatatatatattatgtaagaacaaaatgtatatcaatttaaatataaaacattcaagctataaatatgataagTGTTTAATATACAAAGCATTAAATGTAggatataatattgttgCTTTAAGTGTAAATTATAATCAATTCGAAAATGGTAAcgataataatatatgtgataTAACATGGAAAGTTATGAATTGTATAgcatataataataataatgatgatgatgataagaataataattcatataaaaattatggagtgagaaattattttattgatgagctagataatattaataaaatgaatgataatatgttaaatataaataatatgataagcgaaaattatattttaataaatagatcaaataatttttgtataaaaaatatatgtgatgattttatattatatgaaaaagaaatggatatttcaaaaaatgatataaatgagttattatataaatatattccaaaagaaaaatattatttgtctaataatataaatagttttatattaaaaagattaaatgtaaaatatcaagatgtttataaaattgaaaaagaatttaataaaataattaaagaaaataaattcGATATAATAGCTTTTGAAATCGATAATGcagaagaaataaatatgattattaGTAAATTCGATTgtgatattatattttttaatatgactaaatcatttatatcTCTTCGTAAATCTGATATTCAAGGTGCTATAGATAAaggaatattttttgaaatatcatcatttattaaaGGAAATGACGATCTTCaatatgttatttattctttaaatCTAAATAAtctatttttaaatataccATTAAATAAACTTATTATAAGTACTGGTAGTATTCATATCAATCAAATTATAGACCctttaaattttttaagatcattctttaattttaataaattatcatataaaaaactAATTCCTTGTATAACAACAGTACCTTTAGCTTGTATACAACGAGCATCAGTGCGTAAATCTTTAAACACTGCAgttttttataaaaaggattaaacaaaaaaaaaataaaataaaaacatgACGAAAAGgaacataaatataaataaataaataaataaatatatatatatatatatatatatatataataatattttacaaaaagaaaaaactttatatattttcaaacTAATAAgtcattttttttgtttatcatatttttttcacGTATTCCCTTAAATGATCCaaagggaaaaaaaaaatacattatgtattatatatatatatatattttttttttttttttttttttaaaatttatttataatatttatatggccctaaattaaatttttcaaaaaaatattatttttaagtaaaaacattttccactttttttaaataacaTATTACATTACATGAACATAATaaggaaataataaaattaattaaattggatattttaaataatatatataaatatatatgcatattttattttattttatttttttttttttctgaatttatattataaaaaattgCCGACAGCTGCAGGATTCGAACCTGCGCAAGCAAAGCTCATTGGATTTCAAGTCCAACCCCTTAACCACTCGGGCAAACTGTCAACACttattatgtaatattaattaattcatatgataaataaaattcataaaatgaaagatttaaaaatattattttataaattaatataattatacatttttcttattataataattatttttttaaacatattGTTCATTAATATGTGAGTGtcataaaattttatatataaatattaaaatatatatatatatatatatatataataatatatgtatatattctttgaaaatatatacatttaattTGATTGTATATTAATGCTCATCTATACAttcaataatataatatattttttattgcTTATTCTTGATTTgtatatttcatataatgttatatcgtgggttttttttttcccctttatttttttttcatgCGTACTATTTTTAAACACACAGGATTTAATAAGTACTCCTATAGGgtaaaaaagaaatatatatatatatatatatatgtatgtatatatttatttatttatatgtgtaacgaattaaatgatatattaaaaaaaaaaaaaaaaaaaaaaaaaaaacgacagtataatttatatattatctatttgataatatatgttaattttTAGGTTTTAGCAcaaaaagaataaataaaatgataacATATTAAAAGGATGTAATAAACATAAAGAGATTCATCTCACAAGTGTTATACACATGTGATACTTTAATTTTgtcacatatatatatatatatatatatataatatttgtttgtttatttttttatagtttattattcttttgaaatgaaaaattatataaaacataatattattaacaactgttgttttttaaataaagaaataaaaaatgtttacAAAAGGGTAACATATTATAACCTTCTGTGGGgtaaaatatttgtaaataaatttagtagtattaataattccaatataaatcataataatagtaatagtaatagtaataataatagtaatatagatgatgttataaataaagattcatatgataataatgatttatatttaaataaacaaaaagaatttttatCAATTTTTGATAATGATGAATCATCAAAGCAAATAAAAGAACAACAAAGTACtgttaaaatatttaacaATAAAGATATGATAAATTCAAAGAATGagttattattaaatgataaaacatataataattttataactcaatataatgatataaaattaaaaaataagtatagagataaagataaaataaatcGCTTTAGTAACAATGTTAATTTAcatgatgaagaaaaaagCTTATGGGAGATActtaaagaaaaagaagatcattcaaaattaaaaaaaaaaatgaaaacaTTTCATAAAGATatgaatgaaaaaataaatagagaatatgaaaaaataaaaaaggatgaaaaatatttagaTAGTCAAAATGATcatattgataataaatata
It encodes the following:
- a CDS encoding hypothetical protein (conserved Plasmodium protein, unknown function) produces the protein MYINLNIKHSSYKYDKCLIYKALNVGYNIVALSVNYNQFENGNDNNICDITWKVMNCIAYNNNNDDDDKNNNSYKNYGVRNYFIDELDNINKMNDNMLNINNMISENYILINRSNNFCIKNICDDFILYEKEMDISKNDINELLYKYIPKEKYYLSNNINSFILKRLNVKYQDVYKIEKEFNKIIKENKFDIIAFEIDNAEEINMIISKFDCDIIFFNMTKSFISLRKSDIQGAIDKGIFFEISSFIKGNDDLQYVIYSLNLNNLFLNIPLNKLIISTGSIHINQIIDPLNFLRSFFNFNKLSYKKLIPCITTVPLACIQRASVRKSLNTAVFYKKD